AGCTTCCTCTGCAGGTGTTTAGGCAATCTGAGACATTCAACAGCACAAAGATAGACTGAGTCAACCCTTCCAGGCAGCTTTGGCTGGTGTACCTTCACACAGGTGGCTTCACTTTAACAAGATCCTTCTAACGTTGGGGAGGCAGTGGCAACTTTTCCTAAACCTCTACTATACTATCTCGTAACACTGTCACTCCTAAGAGTCTGACTGTGGCCCTTCTGTGGTTTAGATTGGCCCTTCTAAGCGATGATGcactgtttctttaaaaaagtgttttttttacaacaagCTGAAACTTAAGCAAGGACTGGAGCTGTGGTACATCGATCCACTGATGTCTCCAAGGCATGCTTGGGTGTGCAGCAAAAACCCTCTTAAGCTTTCCTACTAACTGTCTCTCTGATTCACAAAGTAGTAGCACAAAGGGTCATGCTGTACAGGTCATACTGAAACATTCTCTAGAAAACCTCTGGCAGTGGGGTTGGACTCAGAATTTTCACCTGGAAAGTTTCTTCAGGGATTTCAGGTGAAATTCTCAGAAGAAAGGGCACTGCGGATCTTTGAAGGAAAATAGTCTCTGCGTATGAAAACTCATGGCAGGAGGTGAAACAGGAAGAGGCTGCCTGTTTTTAGACGCTGCTGAATGAATGGATTCTTCCTGCTCACTCAGTGCTCATCCATTAATtgtgttgctagaaatcaggtTGGGGTGGTGTAATAGATCATCTAGTTATGTGTGGTAATAATATTGATCAAGGGAACACTGTAGGTATAAAGTGTGTGGGACTCTACGCCGAGTATCCACAGAAGGCTGTACAGCCTGCTCTTCTATAAGATTAATGCCAACAGATGCATAATTTAAAACTGGAAGGGTGATAGGTTGGCAGCTTTGGCAAATCGCATGGAAGCAAAATCTGTGTGGATCAAGAGTGCAAAGAGTAAGGTCTATGTCAAGATACGAGCCACCTGGGCCTGAATCTCCCCATCACGGTGTGAAAGCAGCTGCACCAGTCTGCTGTGGAGCTGGGAAGATTCATCTAACAAGACCCGGAAGAGGCAATCCTGTTTCCGCCTCAGTTCATCAGCCACCTGGGCAGAGGGCCTCCAAGCCTTTAAGTTTCCTGCAAAGGTCAATAGTCGCAGAAGCACCGCAGGGGCTGTTCGTTCatcaaacaacaacaccactGAGGCTGGTGCCTAGGACAAAAAGAAGATTTAAAGCAATACTTTGGAATCCTGTCAATTTACGCAAACAACTTGAATAATACTTATGTATATTCTGATAGCTCAAGATGGCCTATTAGTGTACTatactataaaaaaaaacatgcaaaccaGAAAAGATCTGTTTTACCTGAGCTTGAACAATGTCATCCATCATATCTGGATTAGATGACAAATTCACTAGGACTTTCAAAGTCTgcacctaaaacaaaaaaaaacatcaaaaggAGGGTTACATAAAGTTTATAACTCAGTTTGACTGTCTTCAACTGGTTTcaatcaaaaacaaacttttataGCTTTCAACAAACTTCTTTTGAAGAAACATAAAAGCTACTAAGCTAAGAGAAACCTTAAAAGATACAAACCTGTAATGCTTCATTACTCACAACCAGCAGAGATAGTAAAAGTGTAACCGATTCCTTCAGCAAGTGTTGATGTTTGtctgtgactgacaggtttGTCAAGAGCCTCAGAGCTCCAAGCTGAAGGTCTGAATTTACTGGTGACATCTCAATCAGTTCCAGCACTTGTGGGACATAAACCTTTAAGACATGCAAGTTGTTTTGGTTAAACACATCATTAACCATAAACATCAGCTAAAAGCTACATAGCAACTGTTGTGTGTAACATACCTTTATTTGTTCCTGGTTTTGGATGTTCATACACAGATTATTTAAAGCATTCAGAGTTTGCACTCTAACCTCTGCTGCAGGATCTGAAAGGAAACTGGCTATGATATGAATCCCTTCAAATTCCCGTATTAGAttctaaatgtaaaaaaacgcagaaaaaatattaaatcaaTGTAAAGACAAATAGAACACAGCAGCTACGAAACCTGTATACAATTTTCTATTTTGCAGTAAAGCTAGCCTTATATGCCTCACTTAACCCTGTTTGTAATTTCATAAATTATTACTTAAATATATACTTAAACTATACCTGATTCACAGTGAATGCAGCAGAGTTTCCTAATGTAATCAGAATACGACATCTGTCAGAAGGATTATCGGTGGTTTGCAGACATGACAGCAGCTTATTTAAATGCTGTGGCTCCAGGTTGTCAGGGGACTGGTGAATGATGTCACCTATGGACCACAAAACCAACAATTAATCTTACTCATTGTGTCTGCAAAAGAGAAGATTGACTACGGTTAATTTGTGGTTATAGTTTTATCAAAGCAAAGACCGGATAACGTTCGATATAAGCTATCTCGCGTGAGACAGTCCAGCTTTAAGAGCTTTTTTTATCCTTACCTGATGCAACATCCACTGATCGAGGACACACAACATCCAGTCCAGATACTCTGGCCAAGAGGGTCCCTGGTTGTAGCTTAATTTCACACTGCGGACTGCTCTTGCTTTCACTGGTGGCActtcttttgtttctctttaaacCTCCCCCACTAATAAGTTTGTATATGCCgtaagaagctccagctccggCAACGATTCCGAGCAAAGCCTTCATGTTGCCAAGCCTAGGAGCTATCGTGCCATCACCCATGCTGTCGCTGCTAAGTCTGTAGCTAACccctgctagctagctaacgttaaGCTACAGAGGCTCAAGTACGTTACAAATTAAATATATCAATTTGCCAACTACCTAACCCGGATTACCAGTTAGCTAGCACTTACGCAGATACAAAAAACAACTACAAACCCCACCCGAACACATTTTAACAGTGCCATTGTTCTTAAAGCTGGGAAGTTTGCCGACAAGCTACAGTTGTCAACAATGTTCTGCCAGTTCCGTTGTCTGGTCAGCCTGGAATGGCCAACCAAATCTTTCGCTGAGTGAAATGTGCGGCTTTTGCTGGCTTTAATGCGGTATAATGAAAGATCACATGGCAGCATAACGTACATAGTGTCATTTAAGTTGTGATTTTACGCTATTAACATAATTTGATGTTGCGTCCACACTGTTGATTTTGCAACGAATATTTAAACTTTGCAGCTACGCATTCGTTGTCCAACATTTAAGTCGTGTTCTATTGGCTGGGAGAGCTTTCTCTACTTAGGTTCCAAAACACCGTGGTCACCAGGGAGCATTGATCAGAACGCTGGAGATGTAATCAATTGCCTCTGTATTGACAATGCTGTACATTGGTGTGTGGTTTTCTACAATCAAATAAAGAAAAGCAaatacaacaacatcaacataaTTTTACTCCAAAGGGAACATAGTTGTCAAGTTGATCCGTTACCTGGCAACGATGACTTTCTAAATGGAGATTGACAACTAGCCAAAATCTGACAAGTGTTAACAAAACTAGCACAAAAGCAACATTCTGCAATAAATATTCGGCTTTGTTGGTGTGTCATGGCATGTCATGGTGTGGCAAGCACAGAACCGGCACTGGAAGAGTGCGACCTGCCACAGCTGTATAAGGTAGGTTAATATGTGTTGCTGTGACACGATTtaatatgatttatttttttcctggatGTAAAAAGTAATATTTTATTATCTTTTGACAGACTTTATTGACAGCCTCATGTCTGTCATGTCC
This window of the Parambassis ranga chromosome 6, fParRan2.1, whole genome shotgun sequence genome carries:
- the armc10 gene encoding armadillo repeat-containing protein 10; translated protein: MGDGTIAPRLGNMKALLGIVAGAGASYGIYKLISGGGLKRNKRSATSESKSSPQCEIKLQPGTLLARVSGLDVVCPRSVDVASGDIIHQSPDNLEPQHLNKLLSCLQTTDNPSDRCRILITLGNSAAFTVNQNLIREFEGIHIIASFLSDPAAEVRVQTLNALNNLCMNIQNQEQIKVYVPQVLELIEMSPVNSDLQLGALRLLTNLSVTDKHQHLLKESVTLLLSLLVVSNEALQVQTLKVLVNLSSNPDMMDDIVQAQAPASVVLLFDERTAPAVLLRLLTFAGNLKAWRPSAQVADELRRKQDCLFRVLLDESSQLHSRLVQLLSHRDGEIQAQVARILT